The genomic stretch TTTAGATTTGCGGATTTTGTTGCTGGATTTGTGCACATATACATCAAAATATTCACCATTTACAATTTTTACAAACTGGTCAAAAGTAGTTTTTTGTGAGATAGTAAACCGTGGGATCTCATACGGGTCAGTAGAAGATGTCACATATCCTTTTTTGGTAGTAAAAGCTAATTTGTAGTTAAAAGACTTTAAAACTTCTATTACTTTTTCGTCATATGCGCCAAACGGATAAGCAAAATAAGGAGAATTTATAAGCATTTGATTGTTTACAAAATCAAAAATGATGTCCAGCATGTTAGCCTGAAGGAGAATGGGCATTCCATTTAGCAGCCTATGCATGTCATATGTGTGGGAACCAAACTCAAAGACGTCTGTATATTTAAGAGTGTCTTCAAATGAAAGATACTCAAATTCATTTGAGGAATTTTTAGATATTAAAAATTTTCCAATTACAAATATACATGCTCTAAACCTATATTTTTTTAAGATAGGATATGCTAAGGTAATATTGTTTTTGTAACCATCATCCATTGTAATCACAACTGATTTTTTAGGGGGAGTATACTCGCCTTTCAAAAATTTATATAATTCTTCCATTGTCAGTGTTTTAAAATTATTTTTATATAAATATTCCATTTGTCTTTCAAATTTTTGAATGTTTACAACTGTTGAAGAATTATAATCTTGAGCTTCTTTTTGGTCCTTTGCAAAATAGTGATATACAAGTACTGGTATCTTTATTTGCTGAGGTTGTGCGAAAACTAAATCAGAAGAAATAAGTGTATAAATTAATATTACTGCAAAAAATGCTGAGACAAATCTAACTTTCATTTGCAATTTCACCTTCTTTTTTGATGAACATATGTTGCCTCACAATTAAAAGATTATAAAGATATTTTGTGTGATTATTTTTAAAAGAATGTTACAAAAATTAGATAATTTATCGCAATAGTTGTTTTATCTAAAAATAAAAAGACTGCCACCTTTTTTATTTGGTAACCTTATGTGGCAGTCTCCATGCTTTTTAATTTTCTACAGCTTTATTTAATTTGCTGCATTTTTGAAACAAAATTTTCAATCAGTTTTAAAATACCAACTATATCTACTTGATTTGACTGAGTTTTTATCATGTTCTGAGGAATTTGAGGGAACTTTACATCGTTTCCTGTTTGAATATTTGAAATCTCCACTCTTGACAGAATGCCGCTGCCGGTTGAAGGCAGATTTTTTATTA from Caldicellulosiruptor kronotskyensis 2002 encodes the following:
- a CDS encoding polysaccharide deacetylase family protein → MKVRFVSAFFAVILIYTLISSDLVFAQPQQIKIPVLVYHYFAKDQKEAQDYNSSTVVNIQKFERQMEYLYKNNFKTLTMEELYKFLKGEYTPPKKSVVITMDDGYKNNITLAYPILKKYRFRACIFVIGKFLISKNSSNEFEYLSFEDTLKYTDVFEFGSHTYDMHRLLNGMPILLQANMLDIIFDFVNNQMLINSPYFAYPFGAYDEKVIEVLKSFNYKLAFTTKKGYVTSSTDPYEIPRFTISQKTTFDQFVKIVNGEYFDVYVHKSSNKIRKSKQPTKLLDEKLQYNFIQKRG